A section of the Humulus lupulus chromosome 2, drHumLupu1.1, whole genome shotgun sequence genome encodes:
- the LOC133814345 gene encoding isoleucine--tRNA ligase, cytoplasmic-like translates to MEEFLYCFGVSCRRRRRKERSKTPLIYRAVPSWFIRVELLKEKLLENNKETYWVPDFVKEKCFHNWLENARDWAVSRSRFWGTPLPVWISDDGVEIIVMDSIKTLEELSDVKSSSVGIEFSVCMKGQERLVVKC, encoded by the exons ATGGAAGAATTCCTTTAttgttttggggttagttgcagaagaagaagaagaaaagaaag ATCTAAAACTCCTCTAATTTATAGAGCTGTTCCAAGCTG GTTTATTCGGGTGGAATTGTTGAAAGAGAAATTGTTAGAAAACAACAAGGAGACTTACTGGGTTCCTGATTTTGTAAAG GAAAAATGCTTTCACAATTGGCTTGAGAATGCTAGAGACTGGGCTGTTAGTCGAAGTAGATTTTGGGGCACTCCTTTGCCAGTGTGGATCAGTGATGATGGTGTGGAAATCATTGTGATGGACTCCATTAAGACACTTGAAGAGCTCTCCGATGTTAAG AGTTCAAGTGTTGGTATTGAATTTAGTGTTTGTATGAAAGGTCAAGAGAGGTTGGTGGTGAAGTGctaa
- the LOC133816078 gene encoding callose synthase 9-like produces MAIILIYLLITFSRLERKTVKRKRVFATLKVLGTVLQQLTEEIPDELRRVMETDAAMMDDLIAYNIIPLDAPSPTNRIGFFPEVQAAISVLKYRGLPKLPEDFPILLQEKLMFLIFCTTFLDFRFVRLDQVVYWIWI; encoded by the exons ATGGCCATCATATTGATCTATTTATTGATTACTTTTTCCAGGTTGGAGAGAAAGACAGTTAAGAGGAAAAGAGTTTTTGCTACTTTAAAAGTTCTAGGCACAGTCCTTCAGCAGCTGACTGAGGAAATTCCTGATGAG CTGAGACGTGTGATGGAAACTGATGCAGCTATGATGGATGACTTAATTGCTTATAATATTATTCCACTTGATGCTCCTAGCCCAACAAATCGTATTGGGTTTTTCCCCGAG GTTCAAGCAGCAATCTCAGTGTTAAAGTATAGGGGACTGCCAAAATTGCCCGAGGATTTTCCCATCCTGCTACAAGAAAAGCTGATGTTCTTGATTTTCTGCACTACATTTTTGGATTTCAGGTTTGTACGTCTAGATCAAGTGGTATATTGGATTTGGATTTAG